The Fodinibius saliphilus genomic interval AGGAAGTTCATATATAAATCGGTTTATCCCTTGCTTATAGGAAGATACCATTATACATGATTTATCAAATTCCTGATAAAAATCATCTGACTTTCTATTGATGGTATTTATTGTTTCAGTTTGCTTTTGCATGCTGCCACTACTACTTTCGTTAAAAGAATATGAACTAAATAATTCGCTCACTCGTTTTACCGATTGAAACCTAACCCAAAAACTACAAGAAGGTTCGTTTTATATGGAGGGTAATTTCTCTAGCAAAGTTCGAGATGTAATTCAATTTAGTCGCGAAGAAGCATTGCGTCTCGGGCACGACTATATCGGAACAGAACACCTCATTCTCGGAATCGTACGTCTTGGAGAAGGTGTTGCCGTTAAAATACTTAAGAATTTGAACTGTGATCTTTTCAAACTAAAAAAGACCGTTGAAGATACTGTTCGCGGAACAGGTGGTTCAGTAAAAGTGGGTAATATTCCACTTACCAAACAAGCTGAAAAAGTACTCCGTATTACCTATTTGGAGGCTAAACTTTATAAAAGTGATACTATCGGCACGGAACATTTGTTGCTCTCGCTATTACGGGACGATGAAAATATTGCTGCACAAATCTTACAGCAATTCAACATTTCGTACGATGCCGTGCGTGAAGAACTTGATCTTATTATATCAGGAAAATCTTCGGATGAAAAAAGTGCTGACTCAAGCTCTGTTTCTGCCAGTCTATCTTCATCTAAAGGTTCACAATCGTCCGGAAGCTCCAGAGAAAAGAAAATGGAAAAATCAAAAACTCCTGTACTCGATAATTTTGGCCGTGACTTAACGCAATTAGCTGAAGATGGAAAACTCGATCCCATCATAGGGCGAGAAGATGAAATTGAACGTGTTGCCCAGGTTTTAAGCCGACGAAAGAAAAACAACCCCGTACTTATTGGGGAACCCGGTGTTGGTAAGACAGCAATTGCTGAAGGGTTGGCCTCGCGTATAATTGAACGAAAAGTTTCTCGTGTACTCTATGACAAAAGGGTGATCGCTCTTGACCTTGCTGCACTTGTTGCCGGTACCAAGTACCGTGGACAATTTGAAGAGCGAATGAAAGCAGTAATGGGAGAGCTCGAGAAGACAAAGAATGTGATTCTCTTTATTGATGAACTTCATACTATTGTTGGCGCCGGCGGTGCTAGCGGATCGCTTGATGCCTCAAATATGCTTAAACCTGCACTCGCTCGCGGCGAAGTTCAGGCTATTGGTGCAACTACGCTTAACGAATATCGCCAGCATATTGAAAAAGACGGCGCTTTGGAACGACGCTTCCAGAAAATCATGGTTGATCCAACTACTCCTGAAGAAACCATTGAAATTCTTTCTCAGATTAAAGAAAAATACGAGAATCACCACAGTGTCGCCTATTCAGATAAAGCAATCGAAGCATGTGTTAGCTTAACAGATCGGTATGTGACCGACCATTTCTTGCCCGACAAAGCAATTGATGCGCTGGATGAAGCAGGTGCTCGTGTACATCTTTCCAATATCCATGTACCACAGCATATTATCGACCTTGAAGAAAAAATTGAGGAAACAAGCGATAAGAAAAACGGCATGGTTAAGAAGCAGCGTTTTGAAGAAGCTGCTCGCCTCCGGGATAAAGAAAAACGTTTAAATGAAGAGCTGGAGGAAGCCCAAAAGAAATGGGAGAAAGAATCTGAGGAGATTGTTTACGATGTTGAAGAAGCAGACGTAGCTCATGTTGTAGGTATGATGAGCGGCGTACCCGTTAGTAAGATCAATGAAAGTGAAAGCAAGAAGTTGGTCAAGATGAAGGAGGAACTCTCCAAACAGATTATTGGCCAGAACGAAGCTATCGTTAAACTTACTAAAGCGATAAAGCGAACACGTGCCGGACTTAAAGATCCTACACGTCCTATTGGTTCATTTATATTCCTTGGGCCTACTGGTGTGGGTAAAACAGAAATGGCTAAAGTTCTTGCTGAATATCTCTTTGACAAAGAGGATGCGCTCATTCGTATCGATATGAGTGAGTATATGGAGAAATTTTCCGTATCACGACTTGTCGGTGCACCTCCAGGCTATGTTGGTTATGAAGAAGGTGGTATGCTTACTGAAAAAGTTCGTCGTAAACCATATAGTGTTGTTCTTCTCGATGAAATTGAGAAAGCACACCCTGACGTCTTCAATATCTTACTACAAGTTCTTGACGATGGTATTCTCACAGATAGTTTGGGGCGTAAAGTAGACTTCCGTAATACCATTATCATCATGACTTCTAATATTGGAGCTCGTGATATTCGTAATCTTGGAGAAGGAATTGGATTCTCTACCGGGGAATCAAGCTTCGACTACGAACAGATGAAATCGACAATACAGGATGCCCTTAAAAAGGTATTTAATCCTGAATTCTTAAATCGTATTGATGATGTCATCACTTTCCGTTCGCTTGAGAAAGAAGATATCTTCCAGATTATCGATATTCTTTCTGATGATCTCTTCGAACGTATTCATAATCTTGGTTTTGAAGTTACGGTAACACAAGGAGCCAAAGACTTCTTAAGTGATAAAGGATTTGATCAGAAGTATGGTGCTCGTCCGTTGAAGCGTGCCATTCAAAAATATGTTGAAGAGCCGCTTGCCGAAGAGCTGCTTGAAGCTGATCATACCGAAGGTTCAGAAATCAGGATAAAAATGAATAAGTCGCGAGATGGACTAACATTTGACTGGAATGAAGCTGATGATTCGGCAAGTACCGATGAGGATGAAGAAAAAAAGACAACCTCAAAAGATGGTAATACTGATGACGGTGAAGAGTCAAAATCTGAAGCTAAAACTTCTGAATAACTCCTTTCGGACTTAATATTAAAAAACAAAAAGGCCTCCGGTTGGAGGCCTTTTTTAATGAAGTATATTTTACCTCTGATTTTAAAAGTCTGCTTTAATGCGGACTCTTTTGCTTCCACCGTTCAACTGATAATTATCAGCCGACAGACGTTCAATAGAAGCATCTGAAGCCTTTAAAAAACCAACAGAAGAACCAAATTCCTCAGTTGTTATAGACCTCTTCTTCAAGTTAATTCCACGAAACTCAACATTGCTGAGTACACCGGCTGTTGTAGTATAATTGCCTGTTACAGCTAAAATTAGGTTATCTTCTGCAAAATAATCAGCAAGAAATACCGGAGACCTAAAACTTGTAGCACCCAGGCTTTCTCCACTCAGCACATTATGTACCATTACCCGCCCACCGGAATACAGGGTGATAAATTCATGATCTGCAGAAAAAGAAGCTCCAATTAAATTCTTATCTGTTGTAATCGTGTTTAACTCGTTACCAAAACGATCCATAATAATTGCCTGGTCGTCAGAACCTTGCTTAGCAGTTATTACTGCCATCACATTACCGTCATCAGAAAGTTCTAAACTTTTAATATACCGGTCACTACTGTAATGAATATCCCGAAATCGCCCGTTAGCCATCTTCAATTTAACCTGTGAGGCAAAGTTATTATCCCTTTTAATTTTAGGACTATAAATAATCATCGTCTTCTGATCATTACTTATTGCCACTTCTGAAATTTGTTCTCCTTGCTTACTTTGTGAACTGCTCGACATATTATCCGATATATTTCCTGAGCGTCCATAAAATGTGAAATTAGCAATATTATCGCGGAGCAAAACATCCCCATTATCAGCAGGATAAACGGCAATAGAAGGATCATTATCCCCTAAAATAATAGAAGAAAACTCATCTAGCTTTTCTCCATCCGGACTATAAACTGATATTTGACCTTTCTCCCCGCTTCGTTTCAATACACTAATGATGGTATTAGCCGGTGAAACTCCCAAAACCTCATAACTATTGATTGTAGTACCAGATTCTAGAAATCGAATAGCTGTTGAATTTATAACGACCTCTGAATCATCCAACAAAAAGGTAGAAGTAGAATTATTTGTAGTAGGTGGAACAACAGACAGATCAAGAGACTGCCCAAATACAGTGACAGGCAGCAATAACAAAATTAACGCTCGAAAAATATGGGTAACCATAAATCAGTGTACATTTCATGTTAAAAATTTGACCTTTAAAGAACGTAATTATTTACCAGAGTTTCAGAACCGATCAACTATAATTCTATAATAATTATTTGTAGTTTTGCTCTATTCAAAATTTTAAAAATCTATTATGTTATTTTCTGTAGTAATTCCTGTATATAACCGTCCCGAAGAGGTAGATGAACTGCTGGAAAGTCTTACCAAACAGTCATATAAAAATTTCGAAGTACTCATTATTGAAGATGGATCAGAAGAGCCATGCAAGGATATTGTTAAACAGTACGAAGAATCTCTTGATATCCGCTACTTTTACAAAGAAAACTCTGGTCAGGGTTTTAGTCGAAACTATGGCTTTGAGCGTGCAAATGGTGATTATTTTATTGTTTTTGATTCTGACTGCCTGATTCCAGAACATTATTTTGAAACAGTCACCCAATATTTAAAAAAACATCCGCTTGATGCTTTTGGCGGACCTGATCGTGAGCATGAAAGTTTTACGCCCACCCAAAAAGCGATAAGCTATGCCATGACCTCCCCTATCACTACCGGAGGTACCCGAGGCAACAAGAAACATATAGGGACTTTCCATCCACGTAGTTTTAATATGGGTATTTCACGAGAAGTTTATAAAAAGACCGGCGGCTACCGTATTACCAGGATGGGTGAGGATATTGAGTTTAGCATTCGAATAATAGAACACGGATTTACCACGGGTCTAATCCCAGATGCATATGTTTATCACAAACGCCGAACAGATTTATCACAATTTTTCCACCAGCTTCATTTTTTTGGCAGAGCCCGTATAAATATAAGTCGGTTCTATCCCTCAGAATTAAAACTCATTCATACCATTCCCGCACTTTTTACCCTTGTCACATTGGTATTGCTAACCCTCCCATTTTGGGCCCCATTCTTTTTCAAAATATCAATAATTCCGTTCCTCGCACTGTTCATTTTAATTTTTGCACATGCATCCATAAAAAATAAAAGTGTAGAAATAGGCATACTCAGTTCAGTTGCTTCATTTATCCAGCTTACGGCCTATGGTATTGGTTTTATGGAAGAATTAGTTGTAAAGCTTAGGGAGTAAATTCATTTCAATTTGAAATTGATTTGAGACTATAAGACTCTTATATTTGACATCTTTCTGAAACACGGGGAGTGGCGCAGTCCGGTAGCGCATTCGCTTTGGGAGCGAAGGGTCGCAGGTTCAAATCCTGTCTCCCCGACAATATGTCTTTTGAAAGAGATAATTGAGATCAATATCAAAAGACAGACAGGAGCGCCCGTAGCTCAACTGGATAGAGCAACTCCCTTCTAAGGAGTAGGTTACAGGTTCGAGTCCTGTCGGGCGTACTGAAGACGCCTTAAATATGGCGACGTGGCCGAGTGGTTAGGCAGAGGTCTGCAAAACCTCCTACGGCGGTTCGATCCCGCCCGTCGCCTCTTCGAAACTAGATGCCGCGTTCGTCTAGGGGTTTAGGACGCCGCCCTTTCACGGCGGTAGCACGGGTTCGAATCCCGTACGCGGTACTGATACGGAGCTTGTAGCTCAGTTGGTTAGAGCGCCAGGTTGTGGCCCTGGAGGCCGTGGGTTCAAATCCCATCAGGCTCCCACTTTTTTTAGAAGCTTTAGGTTGTATTAATACCTAAAATAGTGTATCATTGCTGCCTTCGATTTTGCTTTGTTGACGGAATGTCGACAAAGCTTTTTTACTGACTTTATGCCGCGTTCGTCTAGGGGTTTAGGACGCCGCCCTTTCACGGCGGTAGCACGGGTTCGAATCCCGTACGCGGTACTCAAATACAAAAGCCCTTGCAAATATAAGTTTGCAAGGGCTTTTTTGTTTTTAGAAGATGGATAATTCCAATTATAGAATTGTTTGTTAATCGCCTTTCCATTACAAGAATATCCTGCCTTATTCGTTTCCTATATCTAAAAAAGGTTTTTTTTATCCTTTTAATTCAATGTATAACTCTTTCATGAAGATCCTGAAACAAGTTCAGGATGAACTCTGCCAGTCCGCCTATCGGGGCCCCTGACAAAAAATGGATATCCTAAATCCTAAATGATAGTAAGTAAAGAATGTAAGGAGAGAACAAAAGAGAGTCTCTTATAAAAGAAAAAACAATTAAAGCCAATAAGGTCTTTTTAACTATTTTTAAACCTGAAATGTTTTTATCATTCAGCAAGTAAAAAGAATACTCTTTTAACTATGGAACAAGAGTTAACCCTTATTTGGGATATCCTATCAGCCCTCGGTATCGGTTTACTTATCGGTATAGAACGGGGGTGGAGTGGGCGCCTGGAAGATGAAGGAGATCGGGTAGCAGGTATTCGCACTTTCAGCTTGGTAGGCCTTCTGGGTGGAGTATGGGCAAAATTAAGCAACATCCTTGATGCATGGATTTTTGCTGTCGTTTTTCTTGGAATCACAGCCTTGGTTATTACGTCCTACATCACCGAAGTCAAGGTAAATAAAGAGAAAGATCTTGGTATCACGACAGAGGTAGCCCTGCTTCTTACATTCTCGCTGGGTAGCTGGGCCGCTTTTGGCTATCATGGTTATGCACTTGGAGTTGCAGTGATTGTTGTAGCATTACTGAGCTTAAAACCGACCCTGCACAAGTGGCTTAAAGTGATTGAAGTAAAAGAGGTATATGGTGCTATTAAACTGCTGGTTATTTCAGTAATTCTACTCCCCCTGCTGCCTAACAAAGGATATGGTCCCTGGGATACCATCAATCCCTATTGGATCTGGTGGATGGTTGTACTCATTTCGGGCCTATCGTTTATCGGATATATCCTTATTAAATATACCGGTAAAGATAAGGGTACAATTTTAACAGCCATCACGGGAGGACTCGCTTCTTCAACAGCCGTAACTATTAGCCTGGCCCAGTTCGCACGGCAGCAAAAAAAGTCTGCCAGCCGAATATTTATTGCCGGAGTCCTTGTTGCCTCTTCCATTATGTTTATCCGGGTGGGTATTGAGGTTGCGGTTGTCAATATAACGCTACTATACCCTCTTATAGTGCCGTTAACGGTGATGCTAATATTAAGTATGGGCGGTGGTATTTGGCTCTGGAGACAACACCGAGATTTAGATGAGGAACATCCGCCTTTGGATATTAAAAACCCACTCCAGTTTCTAACAGCTCTGCAATTTGGCATACTGTTAGGGCTAATTCTTCTTCTGGCTACAGCCATGGAACAATGGTACGGCGACAGGGGCATCTACCTGCTCAGTCTTTTCTCCGGCCTCATGGATGTAGATGCTATTACTCTTACGCTCTCGCGAATGGCGAAAAACGGTACGGAATCGAGTGTAGCCCTGCTGGGTATCATCATTGCAGTTATTACTAATACTATGGTCAAAGCAGGCCTTTTTATTTCATGGGTGGGTTACCGTAAAAGCACGCAGTTAATCTGGATGATTCTCGTTATTTCGATAAGCGGAATTTTATGTCTGTTACCATTTATATAGCAACTTTTATCCAACTAATACTGATATCTAAACTTTTAATATCCAGAAGAGAGTAATCTTCATAAACTTATTGAAAAAGCAACATTTTGATGTCCTTTATTACTAAATAAAAAAATATGGCCATAACTTAACCTCCAGTACTATGACTTCATCAATAAACCACATTTTATTTCCTACTGATTTTTCCAAAAATGCAAATCGTGCCCTGCCCTTTGCTGCTGAAATAGCTCACCGTTCTGGCGCTAAACTAACCCTTTTTCACAGCAGCCAAGAGTCGATGGATATGCTGCCCAGCTTCGAAGGAAGCAGAGATAAAACCATTCAAGACACCTCCGATCTGTTTCAACGGTTAATAGGCAATTTGAGTAAAAAAGAAGCCTATGCAGAGCTGGATATCTCAACTATCCTGCAATCGGGCCAACCTACTACCAGTCTTATAAGTCGTATTAAAGAGGAGCAGCCCGACTTGGTAGTAATGGGAACCAAAGGGGTAACAGGAGATCGCAATAATATTTTTGGCAGTGTTACCTCCAGTGTTATAAAGAATTCGGAAAGTCCTGTACTGGCAATTCCCAATGGCAGTACGCTGGAACAGTTGAGTAAAATTACTTTTTCCACCGACTATAAAAGTGGTGACCTCGGGGCACTGAAACAGACTATTGCCTTTGGGAAACTGTTTAATGCTTCAGTGGATGTGCTTCATGTTACCGATCATCGGGATCTGGAGAGTGAAATCAAATTCAGAGGCTTCCGAGAGCTGGTAAAAGAACAAATAGCCTATCCTGATATTAGTTTCAATTTAAAGTATGAATACGATTTCTTTCCGGGTGCGGCCGACTTTTTAATTGAGCATCCCAACTCTATGTTAGTGATGGTTCGATATAAGAAAACGTTCTGGGAAAAGCTCACAAATCGTAATCACTCTAAAGAGATGGCTTTCTACTCCAAAGTGCCCCTACTGGTATATGAGGCATCCAAAGTAAAAGAAGACGAACTAACATCTGTAAAATAATCTCACAACCGAATTCTATCCTCCACTCCCGGTTAGGTCATTCAAGATCTAATTGGGAGTATCTTTTTTGCGGGCTAAGGCATAAATACCAGTACCTTGGGGGTTAGGTTCATTAAGATCCAGCCACATAAGGGAAAGTCCTAAGGGAAGCGTAAAAACATAGTAGACTGCCATCACCGGAAGAGCCCACAGCTTGATTCTGTTGAGCCAAAGCATAGGATACTTGATGAGCATTTCCCATGCCATATGACCTTTATCTCCGTATGTATAGGCAACATGTAACGGTTTAAATCCGGCCGTTTTCAACTTTTCTTTGATATCTTCTTTACCATAACCGGCACGGGCATGTTCATCTACAAAAGAGGCATCTCCATCCGCATCCTCCTCAGAATAAATTGACGGAGAGTGCATTAAAAAATACCCCCTCTCTTTCAGCGCTTGCTGTATATTTGTCATTACTTTGACATCCTCTTCAATATGCTCAAGTACATCAATACAGATAGCGAAATTAAACTCCCGTTCATAATTAATATCAAGTAGATCTTTTTGCTTGAACTCAATACGGCCTTCAGCTATCTCTTTCTGGAAATAAGCTCTTGAATCTTCCAGGTAATCATCTTTAACATCAATTGCCTTAATTTTAACATGGTCAAACTGTTGCAGCAAAAAACGATCATACTGTCCAAAACCGGAACCGGCATCCAGCAGTGTCCAACTGCCCTCTTGGTCCAATATTGTCCCAAACTTTCTCATTATAGCTCGCACATACCAGCTACGCAGAAAAAAAAGATCCAGAATCATATAAAAAGCTGTACGTAGAAAACGGAACCGACGTATTATGTTGGCAAAACGGTCTTTAACCGGATCGTAAGCAATGCGACTCATTTAGTGGCTAAATAATCTCTTTAATATTAGGTTTTTGCTGCTTTTCGCTGCGCTTTTGGATGAGCTCACCCAGGAAGCCGATGGAAAATATCTGGGCTCCCAATACCATAAGCATGACCCCCAGCAATAAAAGGGGACGATCTCCCAACGGTTCTCCAAAAAATATTTTATCGATTGACAGATACAAGTTAACAGCCCCGCCAAGTAGAAGAAACAGGAAACCCAGCGTACCAAAAAAATGCATAGGACGCTGCAGATAACGATTTACAAACAGCAGGGTCAACAGGTCCAAAAAACCGTGCATAAACCGACCGACTCCAAATTTAGTACTACCATACTTGCGGGGATGGTGTTTTACCACTTTTTCACCAATAGCATCAAATCCTTCAAGTTTAGCTAAAAACGGAATATAACGATGTAGTTCCCCATAAAGATAGATATGATCAACAACCTCACGCCGGTATATTTTAAGCCCACAGTTGAAATCATTGAGCTTAATACCCGTGACCAGAGAGGTTACGCGGTTAAAAAACCGGGAAGGCACCGTCTTGGAGATCGGATCGTGTCGCTCCTTCTTCCATCCGCTTACAATATCCAACTGCTGTTCTTTGAGCTGCTGAAGCATCTCCGGAATTTCAAAGGGATCATCCTGCAGGTCCGCATCCATCGTAGCGATATAACTGCCGCGAGCTTTCTCAAAGCCGGCTTGTAATGCTGAACTTTTACCATAATTACGCTGCAACTGAATACCAAAAGTATTTGAATATTCTTGGGTCATTTTCTCAATAGCCTGCCAAGATCCATCAGACGAACCGTCATCAACAAATACAATCTCAAACTCATGTTGCTCACTAAGAGCTTCATTTACTTTTTCGACCAGTTCTTTGATCGATTCCTCTTCATTGTATAGGGGAACAACAATACTAAGTTCCACCTCTCGTTTATTAGATTTTTGTTCAGGCAACGTCTTGTTACTTATTTTATGACAAAGAGTTAGAAATAATCCGTCAGATCATGTATAATTAGCAATAAAGATACGCTTTTAGATCTCCTATGAAAAAACTTTATTATTCCATCGGTGAAGTCAGTGATATTACAGAAGTGGAAGCCCACGTTCTGCGCTATTGGGAAACGGTTTTCAACGAACTTAATCCCAAAAAAAATAAAGCGGGCAACCGTATTTATAAAGAGGAAGATATTGAGACTGTTCTAAAGCTCAAAGAACTCATCCAGGAAAAAAAGTACAGCACAGAAGGAGCTCAGCAAGTACTCGAAAATGAAGGGCTTGAAGAGGATAAAAAAATACCGGTCAGCGTTAAAAAGGATCTCAAAGAGATTCGCCTTTTTCTGAATAAACTCCTCGAGAAACTTTAAGATCACTCCCCACTTTTAATACTGCTTCACTGATCACTCGCGAACAAATTATCTCAAACCTCCACACGCTTTTGTAATGCAACTATCTGATGTCAAACTGGGTCCTTTTCACTTATATAGCATAGAAACAGGTCGATTTCGTTTAGACGGAGGAGCTATGTTTGGCGTTGTGCCCAAAACGCTTTGGTCACGCTATATTGATGTAGATGAGAAAAATCGGATCAATATGGCCATGCGCTGTCTGCTCATCACCTCTGAAAATACCGACCGTGTATATCTTATTGATAATGGATCAGGTACAAAGTTTAATGAAAAATTTGAATCTATATATCAGATTGATCATGATCACAGTAATCTGCTAGACTCTCTAAGCCATCATGGCTTTGAACCGGAAGATATTACGGATATTATTTTTTCACACCTGCATTTTGATCACTGTGGCGGTACTACTTATTACAATGAACAAAACGAGTTAAAGCACCGCTTCCCCAATGCTCGCTACCATATTACCAAAAAGCACCTGCAAACAGCTACCGATCCCAATGCCCGTGAGAAAGCCAGCTTTTTAGATGACAATATCGCACCTATTAAAAACTGGGATAAACTTACCCTTGTTGATGAACACCATACCTACGAAGAGGGACTTGATGCTTTGCCGGTAAACGGACATACAATCAGCCAGCAGCTTCCACGCCTCACCGCAGAGGGAAAAACGGTTGTATTTATGGCCGACCTCATTCCCACTCACGTTCATTTGCCCCTGCCCTGGGTTATGGGATATGATATGTATCCGGTTAAAACGCTCAACGAAAAAGAACGATACTTGGATCAGGCTGTTGAAGAAGGCTGGTATTTATTCCTGGAACACGATGCCCAACAAGAACTTGTGACTGCTAAAAAAGAGAATGGCAAATATACTGTGGATCAGCAGCTAACATTGTCAGACCTCAATGATTGATCAATAATTTTAGTAAAACTGGCTTTCTGATTGATCTCTGTTTTTCAAAGCCCTCTGATCAAAAAAATGACACGCTATTACAGCTGATGATGTTATAATGATGTTAAAACTGTTATCTTTTATAAAATGTGATGGCATGAATTTTCGTTATACCATTCCGGCACTGGCAGTTTAGCCCGACGTCCACTAACCATCGCTTGAATATCAGCTATATGAAATCACCTTTGGATGAGCCTACATACCAATCGATACAACAATTCCTGACGGC includes:
- a CDS encoding MgtC/SapB family protein, which gives rise to MEQELTLIWDILSALGIGLLIGIERGWSGRLEDEGDRVAGIRTFSLVGLLGGVWAKLSNILDAWIFAVVFLGITALVITSYITEVKVNKEKDLGITTEVALLLTFSLGSWAAFGYHGYALGVAVIVVALLSLKPTLHKWLKVIEVKEVYGAIKLLVISVILLPLLPNKGYGPWDTINPYWIWWMVVLISGLSFIGYILIKYTGKDKGTILTAITGGLASSTAVTISLAQFARQQKKSASRIFIAGVLVASSIMFIRVGIEVAVVNITLLYPLIVPLTVMLILSMGGGIWLWRQHRDLDEEHPPLDIKNPLQFLTALQFGILLGLILLLATAMEQWYGDRGIYLLSLFSGLMDVDAITLTLSRMAKNGTESSVALLGIIIAVITNTMVKAGLFISWVGYRKSTQLIWMILVISISGILCLLPFI
- a CDS encoding ATP-dependent Clp protease ATP-binding subunit yields the protein MEGNFSSKVRDVIQFSREEALRLGHDYIGTEHLILGIVRLGEGVAVKILKNLNCDLFKLKKTVEDTVRGTGGSVKVGNIPLTKQAEKVLRITYLEAKLYKSDTIGTEHLLLSLLRDDENIAAQILQQFNISYDAVREELDLIISGKSSDEKSADSSSVSASLSSSKGSQSSGSSREKKMEKSKTPVLDNFGRDLTQLAEDGKLDPIIGREDEIERVAQVLSRRKKNNPVLIGEPGVGKTAIAEGLASRIIERKVSRVLYDKRVIALDLAALVAGTKYRGQFEERMKAVMGELEKTKNVILFIDELHTIVGAGGASGSLDASNMLKPALARGEVQAIGATTLNEYRQHIEKDGALERRFQKIMVDPTTPEETIEILSQIKEKYENHHSVAYSDKAIEACVSLTDRYVTDHFLPDKAIDALDEAGARVHLSNIHVPQHIIDLEEKIEETSDKKNGMVKKQRFEEAARLRDKEKRLNEELEEAQKKWEKESEEIVYDVEEADVAHVVGMMSGVPVSKINESESKKLVKMKEELSKQIIGQNEAIVKLTKAIKRTRAGLKDPTRPIGSFIFLGPTGVGKTEMAKVLAEYLFDKEDALIRIDMSEYMEKFSVSRLVGAPPGYVGYEEGGMLTEKVRRKPYSVVLLDEIEKAHPDVFNILLQVLDDGILTDSLGRKVDFRNTIIIMTSNIGARDIRNLGEGIGFSTGESSFDYEQMKSTIQDALKKVFNPEFLNRIDDVITFRSLEKEDIFQIIDILSDDLFERIHNLGFEVTVTQGAKDFLSDKGFDQKYGARPLKRAIQKYVEEPLAEELLEADHTEGSEIRIKMNKSRDGLTFDWNEADDSASTDEDEEKKTTSKDGNTDDGEESKSEAKTSE
- a CDS encoding MerR family transcriptional regulator — encoded protein: MKKLYYSIGEVSDITEVEAHVLRYWETVFNELNPKKNKAGNRIYKEEDIETVLKLKELIQEKKYSTEGAQQVLENEGLEEDKKIPVSVKKDLKEIRLFLNKLLEKL
- a CDS encoding MBL fold metallo-hydrolase is translated as MQLSDVKLGPFHLYSIETGRFRLDGGAMFGVVPKTLWSRYIDVDEKNRINMAMRCLLITSENTDRVYLIDNGSGTKFNEKFESIYQIDHDHSNLLDSLSHHGFEPEDITDIIFSHLHFDHCGGTTYYNEQNELKHRFPNARYHITKKHLQTATDPNAREKASFLDDNIAPIKNWDKLTLVDEHHTYEEGLDALPVNGHTISQQLPRLTAEGKTVVFMADLIPTHVHLPLPWVMGYDMYPVKTLNEKERYLDQAVEEGWYLFLEHDAQQELVTAKKENGKYTVDQQLTLSDLND
- a CDS encoding glycosyltransferase family 2 protein, with the translated sequence MPEQKSNKREVELSIVVPLYNEEESIKELVEKVNEALSEQHEFEIVFVDDGSSDGSWQAIEKMTQEYSNTFGIQLQRNYGKSSALQAGFEKARGSYIATMDADLQDDPFEIPEMLQQLKEQQLDIVSGWKKERHDPISKTVPSRFFNRVTSLVTGIKLNDFNCGLKIYRREVVDHIYLYGELHRYIPFLAKLEGFDAIGEKVVKHHPRKYGSTKFGVGRFMHGFLDLLTLLFVNRYLQRPMHFFGTLGFLFLLLGGAVNLYLSIDKIFFGEPLGDRPLLLLGVMLMVLGAQIFSIGFLGELIQKRSEKQQKPNIKEII
- a CDS encoding class I SAM-dependent methyltransferase, whose translation is MSRIAYDPVKDRFANIIRRFRFLRTAFYMILDLFFLRSWYVRAIMRKFGTILDQEGSWTLLDAGSGFGQYDRFLLQQFDHVKIKAIDVKDDYLEDSRAYFQKEIAEGRIEFKQKDLLDINYEREFNFAICIDVLEHIEEDVKVMTNIQQALKERGYFLMHSPSIYSEEDADGDASFVDEHARAGYGKEDIKEKLKTAGFKPLHVAYTYGDKGHMAWEMLIKYPMLWLNRIKLWALPVMAVYYVFTLPLGLSLMWLDLNEPNPQGTGIYALARKKDTPN
- a CDS encoding universal stress protein; this translates as MTSSINHILFPTDFSKNANRALPFAAEIAHRSGAKLTLFHSSQESMDMLPSFEGSRDKTIQDTSDLFQRLIGNLSKKEAYAELDISTILQSGQPTTSLISRIKEEQPDLVVMGTKGVTGDRNNIFGSVTSSVIKNSESPVLAIPNGSTLEQLSKITFSTDYKSGDLGALKQTIAFGKLFNASVDVLHVTDHRDLESEIKFRGFRELVKEQIAYPDISFNLKYEYDFFPGAADFLIEHPNSMLVMVRYKKTFWEKLTNRNHSKEMAFYSKVPLLVYEASKVKEDELTSVK
- a CDS encoding glycosyltransferase encodes the protein MLFSVVIPVYNRPEEVDELLESLTKQSYKNFEVLIIEDGSEEPCKDIVKQYEESLDIRYFYKENSGQGFSRNYGFERANGDYFIVFDSDCLIPEHYFETVTQYLKKHPLDAFGGPDREHESFTPTQKAISYAMTSPITTGGTRGNKKHIGTFHPRSFNMGISREVYKKTGGYRITRMGEDIEFSIRIIEHGFTTGLIPDAYVYHKRRTDLSQFFHQLHFFGRARINISRFYPSELKLIHTIPALFTLVTLVLLTLPFWAPFFFKISIIPFLALFILIFAHASIKNKSVEIGILSSVASFIQLTAYGIGFMEELVVKLRE